A single Macaca mulatta isolate MMU2019108-1 chromosome 15, T2T-MMU8v2.0, whole genome shotgun sequence DNA region contains:
- the C15H9orf152 gene encoding uncharacterized protein C9orf152 homolog isoform X1: MKGPGLGSRFMAEGSRTQAPGKGPPLSIHFLRAQYEGLKRQQRTQAHLLVLPKGGNAPAPAESIVNAVWINKERGSSLSLEEADSKVDGRLEEAAQGCLQAPESPWHTHLEMHHLVQTFPQDTSHQVHHRGKLVESDQRLPPEGDTHLFEANQMIQQATGIPEAAQLPCQVGNTQTKAVESGLKFSTQCPLSIKNPHRSGKPAYYPFPRRKSPRISQAARNLGLYGSP, translated from the exons ATGAAAGGACCTGGA CTTGGATCTCGCTTCATGGCTGAGGGCTCCAGGACTCAGGCCCCTGGGAAAGGGCCCCCACTCAGCATCCACTTCCTGCGAGCCCAGTATGAAGGCTTGAAGAGGCAGCAGAGGACCCAGGCCCACCTCCTGGTGCTTCCGAAAG GAGGAAACGCGCCTGCTCCTGCGGAATCGATAGTCAATGCTGTTTGGATTAACAAGGAGAGAGGGAGCTCACTGTCCCTGGAAGAGGCAGATTCCAAGGTGGacgggaggctggaggaggctgcCCAGGGCTGTCTTCAGGCCCCCGAGTCTCCGTGGCACACGCACCTGGAGATGCATCATTTGGTTCAAACCTTCCCCCAGGACACCAGTCATCAAGTACATCATAGGGGCAAGCTTGTGGAATCTGACCAAAGGCTCCCTCCTGAAGGAGACACACACTTGTTTGAAGCCAATCAGATGATTCAGCAAGCAACCGGAATCCCAGAGGCTGCCCAGCTTCCATGCCAGGTGGGCAATACCCAAACAAAGGCAGTGGAATCTGGCTTAAAATTCAGCACTCAATGTCCTCTTTCCATAAAGAACCCACACAGGTCTGGCAAACCAGCTTACTATCCATTTCCCCGGAGGAAATCTCCCAGGATCTCCCAAGCTGCCCGGAACCTGGGCTTATATGGCTCACCCTGA
- the C15H9orf152 gene encoding uncharacterized protein C9orf152 homolog isoform X3, with protein MEGLPCPCPALPHFWQLGSRFMAEGSRTQAPGKGPPLSIHFLRAQYEGLKRQQRTQAHLLVLPKGGNAPAPAESIVNAVWINKERGSSLSLEEADSKVDGRLEEAAQGCLQAPESPWHTHLEMHHLVQTFPQDTSHQVHHRGKLVESDQRLPPEGDTHLFEANQMIQQATGIPEAAQLPCQIQIPTHLCDTDQDIHFENSRKSPSISS; from the exons ATGGAGGGGTTGCCCTGcccatgcccagccctgccccactTCTGGCAGCTTGGATCTCGCTTCATGGCTGAGGGCTCCAGGACTCAGGCCCCTGGGAAAGGGCCCCCACTCAGCATCCACTTCCTGCGAGCCCAGTATGAAGGCTTGAAGAGGCAGCAGAGGACCCAGGCCCACCTCCTGGTGCTTCCGAAAG GAGGAAACGCGCCTGCTCCTGCGGAATCGATAGTCAATGCTGTTTGGATTAACAAGGAGAGAGGGAGCTCACTGTCCCTGGAAGAGGCAGATTCCAAGGTGGacgggaggctggaggaggctgcCCAGGGCTGTCTTCAGGCCCCCGAGTCTCCGTGGCACACGCACCTGGAGATGCATCATTTGGTTCAAACCTTCCCCCAGGACACCAGTCATCAAGTACATCATAGGGGCAAGCTTGTGGAATCTGACCAAAGGCTCCCTCCTGAAGGAGACACACACTTGTTTGAAGCCAATCAGATGATTCAGCAAGCAACCGGAATCCCAGAGGCTGCCCAGCTTCCATGCCAG ATACAGATACCTACACACCTGTGTGACACAGATCAAGATATACATTTTGAGAATTCTAGAAAATCACCTTCAATCTCTTCCTG A
- the C15H9orf152 gene encoding uncharacterized protein C9orf152 homolog isoform X2, with translation MEGLPCPCPALPHFWQLGSRFMAEGSRTQAPGKGPPLSIHFLRAQYEGLKRQQRTQAHLLVLPKGGNAPAPAESIVNAVWINKERGSSLSLEEADSKVDGRLEEAAQGCLQAPESPWHTHLEMHHLVQTFPQDTSHQVHHRGKLVESDQRLPPEGDTHLFEANQMIQQATGIPEAAQLPCQIQIPTHLCDTDQDIHFENSRKSPSISSW, from the exons ATGGAGGGGTTGCCCTGcccatgcccagccctgccccactTCTGGCAGCTTGGATCTCGCTTCATGGCTGAGGGCTCCAGGACTCAGGCCCCTGGGAAAGGGCCCCCACTCAGCATCCACTTCCTGCGAGCCCAGTATGAAGGCTTGAAGAGGCAGCAGAGGACCCAGGCCCACCTCCTGGTGCTTCCGAAAG GAGGAAACGCGCCTGCTCCTGCGGAATCGATAGTCAATGCTGTTTGGATTAACAAGGAGAGAGGGAGCTCACTGTCCCTGGAAGAGGCAGATTCCAAGGTGGacgggaggctggaggaggctgcCCAGGGCTGTCTTCAGGCCCCCGAGTCTCCGTGGCACACGCACCTGGAGATGCATCATTTGGTTCAAACCTTCCCCCAGGACACCAGTCATCAAGTACATCATAGGGGCAAGCTTGTGGAATCTGACCAAAGGCTCCCTCCTGAAGGAGACACACACTTGTTTGAAGCCAATCAGATGATTCAGCAAGCAACCGGAATCCCAGAGGCTGCCCAGCTTCCATGCCAG ATACAGATACCTACACACCTGTGTGACACAGATCAAGATATACATTTTGAGAATTCTAGAAAATCACCTTCAATCTCTTCCTGGTAA
- the C15H9orf152 gene encoding uncharacterized protein C9orf152 homolog (The RefSeq protein has 1 substitution compared to this genomic sequence), with the protein MEGLPCPCPALPHFWQLGSRFMAEGSRTQAPGKGPPLSIHFLRAQYEGLKRQQRTQAHLLVLPKGGNAPAPAESIVNAVWINKERRSSLSLEEADSKVDGRLEEAAQGCLQAPESPWHTHLEMHHLVQTFPQDTSHQVHHRGKLVESDQRLPPEGDTHLFEANQMIQQATGIPEAAQLPCQVGNTQTKAVESGLKFSTQCPLSIKNPHRSGKPAYYPFPRRKSPRISQAARNLGLYGSP; encoded by the exons ATGGAGGGGTTGCCCTGcccatgcccagccctgccccactTCTGGCAGCTTGGATCTCGCTTCATGGCTGAGGGCTCCAGGACTCAGGCCCCTGGGAAAGGGCCCCCACTCAGCATCCACTTCCTGCGAGCCCAGTATGAAGGCTTGAAGAGGCAGCAGAGGACCCAGGCCCACCTCCTGGTGCTTCCGAAAG GAGGAAACGCGCCTGCTCCTGCGGAATCGATAGTCAATGCTGTTTGGATTAACAAGGAGAGAGGGAGCTCACTGTCCCTGGAAGAGGCAGATTCCAAGGTGGacgggaggctggaggaggctgcCCAGGGCTGTCTTCAGGCCCCCGAGTCTCCGTGGCACACGCACCTGGAGATGCATCATTTGGTTCAAACCTTCCCCCAGGACACCAGTCATCAAGTACATCATAGGGGCAAGCTTGTGGAATCTGACCAAAGGCTCCCTCCTGAAGGAGACACACACTTGTTTGAAGCCAATCAGATGATTCAGCAAGCAACCGGAATCCCAGAGGCTGCCCAGCTTCCATGCCAGGTGGGCAATACCCAAACAAAGGCAGTGGAATCTGGCTTAAAATTCAGCACTCAATGTCCTCTTTCCATAAAGAACCCACACAGGTCTGGCAAACCAGCTTACTATCCATTTCCCCGGAGGAAATCTCCCAGGATCTCCCAAGCTGCCCGGAACCTGGGCTTATATGGCTCACCCTGA